In the genome of Microcoleus vaginatus PCC 9802, the window TAGCCGATAAACACAGATGAACGCTGATGGATTTTTAGGCGCGGCAATTGATATTTGAAATAAATGATTTTAACTGAGCTTGACATGGCAGCAATTTCGTGAATGACCGAAAATATGCTGTGTCCGGCGGCTGCTTGTCGCCCAAATTAATTCCCCCAGTAAATTAATCTCTGTTACAGAACGTTACAATAAAGAAGTAAAGAATTTTCAGGCGAGCTAAACAATCAATGCGCTTAATATTAATGACCGGAAAAGGCGGCGTCGGCAAAACCTCTGTAGCCGCTGCGACTGGGCTGCGATGTGCCGAATTGGGATACAAAACCCTAGTGCTGAGTACAGATCCCGCTCACTCCTTAGCCGACAGCTTTGACATGGAACTCGGACACGATTCGCGGCTGGTGAAACCGAATTTGTGGGGAGCAGAATTAGACGCTCTCAGGGAATTAGAAGGCAATTGGGGAGCAGTTAAGCGCTACATTACTCAAGTCTTGCGAGCACAGGGACTCGAAGGGGTGCAAGCTGAAGAATTAGCCATCTTGCCAGGAATGGATGAAATCTTCGGTTTAGTGCGAATGAAGCGGCATTATGACGAAGGCGAATTTGATGTTTTAATTATCGATTCTGCCCCAACTGGCACTGCATTGAGACTGCTAAGTTTGCCGGAAGTTGGCGGCTGGTACATGAGAAAATTTTACAAGCCGCTGCAAGGCATATCAGCCGCCCTTCGGCCTTTAGTTGAACCTATTTTTAGACCACTTGCAGGTTTTTCTTTACCAGACAAAGAGGTGATGGATGCACCTTACGAATTTTACGAACAAATCGAAGCTTTGGAAAAGGTTTTAACTGACAATACTGTCACTTCGGTAAGGTTAGTCACCAATCCAGAAAAAATGGTAATTAAAGAGTCTCTGCGCGCTCATGCCTATTTGAGTTTGTACAATGTAGCCACTGATTTAGTAGTAGCTAACCGGATTATTCCCGCAGAAGTAACTGACCCATTTTTTAAACGGTGGAAAGAAAGCCAGGAACAGTACCGTCAGGAAATTCACTCAGATTTCATGCCGCTGCCAGTTAAGGAAGTGCCACTTTATTCAGAAGAAATGTGCGGTTTGGCAGCTTTAGAACGGTTGAAAGAAACGCTTTACAAAGACGAAGACCCCAGTCAAGTTTATTACAAAGAAAATACGATTAAGATCGTGCAGGAAAACAATCAATATAGTCTTGAACTGTATTTGCCCGGAATTGCTAAGGATCAAATTCAGTTGAGCAAAACGGGAGATGAGTTGAATGTTCGGATTGGGAATCACCGCCGTAATTTGGTGTTGCCCCAAGCTTTAGCGGCGCTGCAACCTTCAGGGGCGAAGATGGAGGATGATTATTTGAAGATTAAGTTTGCTTAACAGAACTTACGCAGGCACGCTATATGTAGTGTACCTGCGTAAGTCCTGTCTCTCTGGAGGACATTGGGTGCAGTCTATGGGGGGTATCAACCATTACCAACTGCGCGATCGAGTATTTCAAAGTCAACTAGATCGACTAACCCATAACCATCCTCAGAGAACCGATAGTCTCCTCGTTCTAGTGCATCTGCAAAGGTTTCCAGATAAACTCGAAAACTAGGTGCAATAAGCCCTCTAGTAGCCTCCTGCCACTCTACAATAATGACTTGTCCAACATTTCCGCCTGCTGCTGGGGCTAAATCTACGCATTCGCAAGCACCATTGCCTTCCATTGTGAATGGAATCCAATTCGGGTTCCACCAACCGTTCCAGATTCCTTCAAAAATGTCGTCACGATCGCACCTAAAATTATCGTCTGAACAATCCTGCCATTTTTCAGATATTTTGATCGCGCTTTGGAGAGAGAGGAACTCCAAGTTGGGGAACAGGGAATAAGATTCTTCATCCTGACCGTTATGCACGCGGTAAGACAGCTTGAAATCTTCGGGAAACTCTACACCCAAGAATACTTCTGCTCGATCGATCTCCTCATCAGTAGCGCCGGGTCTGAGACTTTTCAGCACTTGAGGTGCATTGGCTGCCAGCCAATTATCAATTCTTTCCCAAATTATTTTCATGAGAAAAGCTCCGAAGCTGGAAACTCAGTCTATGCGAGAGTTCAGAGGAAAGCGAGATAGCGGTTTTAAGCGCCTAAAATTAAAGCGGGGTGCTGACTCTCTTTCCCTGCTACTTTTTATCGACTCTAACGATCGCTCAGGTGATTATAGCAATTCTAACCACGCTCAACTGCTTCAATCTGAACCTTTTGTCCATCTTCTTTTCCCTCCTCTGCGTCCTCTGCGGTTTGTTCACTCCTTCCTGGATTCAACTCAATCTTTTTCTGCTGACGTTCCGAGGCAGCTTTTTGCAGCATTTTCAATTTTTCTGAATCAGCATTCGATCGCCAAAACAACTTATGATCCTTAATTTTAACGCAGTTTTCCTCCAAACACTTAACCCATTCCCGATGTTTCTTAACTGCGCCACTATCGAGAATGCCTAACTTTTCTTCTTGGCGGGTGAGTTTCGCAAACTTTTCATAATGGGGATAATTAGGACTAACAAAAGCTTCTTTTCTCACTAAAATGGGCGGATTGTACACATCAGAATAGTCTTGATAGCTGACAGAAAGGTCGCGCAAATGTATGTGCATAGCCGTGTGGAGGGCTGGATGCGGGTTAGTGTCAAAATCGGGATAAAATAAATAGGAAATCTGAGGTTTGCGAGCGTAAAACTTGATGATTGTCGCGCCGTCAAGCCTGCCAATTGTGCGGTTAGCGCAGCCTTCGTACAGACGCAGCAAAGGGTCTAGTTCTTCTAAAACGGAGACGTGAACTGAAAGGGAACCGGGCTGTTTGTAGCCGATCGCACTATCTTCACAGCAGTCAGCCACAATATCAGGTTTTCCCAAACTATATAGCATTAAATCTGCCAAAGTGCAAGCTTTTTGATAATTGTCAAACAAACCTTTGATGTCGTTGCGGATTTGAGCCGGGAGTCGGCGCATCGAAGGTCGATCGCCCAAACCGTTGAGAGCGAGATATACCAGCAAATCTTGGCGGCGCTTGTCGGCGATTCTCTCCCAATCATCCGCATCCGTTGCTTGCAAAATGACTCTCCAAGCGCGATTAAAACTGTGAAATTCCTCCTTAATCGCCGATTCTTCCGCTAGTTCGCCTTTAACCGGAAGGCGGCCTCGATCGCTCACAAAAGCCATCAAAGGAGCGAGCATTTCCGCATAATCCTCAAACCGCTTAACTTGCGATCGCACTCTGGGAGTCGATAAGTGCGATCGAAACCGAGAAGCACGAAAACCTTCACCCTCCGCTGCATCCCGAAACACAAAATAAATTCCCAAAGCCACAGGAATTGCATCAACATTCAAAACTTGGTCAATATAAACCTTCAACTCTTCTTGTTCGTAATACTTCTGAAAAGTATTTCGAGAAGTAATCACCCCATCCCCATAAGCAATTTGGCCTCGATCACTATCATCAATCAAAACCTGAGCAGCCACAACTAATAAATTCTTAGTTAAATCCCAAGCATTCAGCAAAGCGTCTCGTCGTTCCGCCAAAGATTCAATGACATTAATCACATAACCAATATTCACAATATCCGCACAAACTCGCGGAGTATCCGGCTGATAGTATGGGTCCCAACCAGAAATAGCATAACCCTGTTGTGCAATATATTTAATATCCCCGCCGTAGCCGCAACCGTAGTCAAAAAAAGTCGCCCCGTCCCTCACTAAATCAGCTTCTAAAACCAGACGCAGGGGTTTAGAAAGAGAGTGGCGCACCATTGCAGCTTTGTGTCGCTCGATCTTAGGAATTGATAACTCACTATTCTCCTGTTTCAAACGCTCGACAACAGTATGATCTTGGATTTCTACACCGCAATATCCCAAATATTTGAGCCAACCTTCGCGAGTGCCGATAACGCTAGTATTGTCAAGCAGCCCCCACTTTTCCTCGCAGCGAGTCAGCCGCGCAAACTTTTCGTAATTGGGATAATCCGCAGCTACAAAAGTTTCCTTGCGGTGCAAAACAGGGGGATTTTCGCTGTTGCTGTAATCAAAATATTTAACTTCCCCTGTTGCTAGATTAATCTGGATGCTGGTTTGCAAAGCAGGATGAGCATCTGTATCGAAATCAGGGTAAAAAAGATAAGATATTTTAGGTTGATGGAGTGAAACTTTAACTAAAGTTGCTTCATCAATATTTTCGAGAGTGCGTCTGGCACAATTTTCGTAGATTACGAGGACAGGGCTGAGTGTCTGCAAAGCCGAAACGTGAACGTAAAAAGCCGTCGGTAATTTTTTTCCCACCTTGCTTTCCCGACAGCAGCGAGCCACTTTTGCTAGGAGATTGTCAACACATAAATTAGTTATTTCATCGAGCGGAGACGGCACAGCATTTACAGAATCTTGCTCAGAAATAACCTTGTTTTCATACAATAAAATTTCCCGAGCAAAAATCATCAAAGGCGTTAGCCGTTTTTCATCATTTTCTAATGAATCGCTATCTAAAATAGTGTTTGTACTGGTATCGTAATTCATAGCTAAATTAATTATTTTTTTAATTAACCGCAGAGAACGCAGAGGACACGGAGTGAAGAAACAAACAAAATTTTCCTAGATTTTTTATATGTAGGATGCAGACTCCGTACCGTACCGCTTTATTTCTTAGTCTTTTAGAGAGGAACTTCGTTTTTGTAAGGGCGATTTTAATCGCCGACTAATATCGGCTAGGAGCCAGTAAGATACTAACCAAACATTCTAGTTTCCACAAATTCTTGAACCCGGGCTAAATGAGTTGACAAACTCACTAATATGTTCTCAACCCTCTCAATATTTAACAATTCCCCCTCTGGTGGTTCAGCTTGAAAGCCTCGCGCTTGATGCTCCAACTGTGCAGCCAAATCCGACATCAGAACAACTCCCACATTAGCCGAAGTTCCCTTGAGACGGTGTGCTTGATATTCCACAGCTTGCCAATCTTTAGCTTTTACAGCTATTTTGGCAGCAGCCATATCAGCTTGGGCGTCTGCCACAAAAGCTTGCAAAAGTCGCTCTGGCAATTTAATATTAACTCGTCCGAGTTGCTCCAATCTGCTCTTGTCGAACAGTCCGTCGTAGTCTCTGTGTTCCCAAGCTTGAAGTGCGATCGCCCTTGGTACCGGCTCAGCCACAACCTGTGCTTTTTCCACAACTTCTGTATAATTTGTTGCTAATTGAGATTTATTTTCCGAATTAATACTTTTAACTCCATACTTATTTTCACCCTGAACATTTAGGGCTTCATACTTTTTCAGGGCCGCCGCCAAAGCATCTAAATCTACAGGTTTGCTGAGATAATCGTCCATCCCCGCCGCCAGACACTTTTCTCGTTCCCCCGGCATAGCATGAGCCGTTAAAGCCATCACGATAGTATGCCGATCGCTTCCTTCGATTTGCCTCAACTTTTGCGCCGTTTTGTAACCATCAAGTACCGGCATTTGACAGTCCATCAGCACTAAATCATAGCTTTTTTTTGCCAGCAAATCCAGCGCTTCTTGACCGTTGACCACGCAGTCAGCCTGATAGCCTAAAACAGCCAACTGTTCGACAAGAACTTGTTGATTGATCGGGTGGTCTTCCGCCACCAAAATTCTCAGCGATGACGGCGAATCGGAAGTAACATATTGAGAATTAACTGGTGGCAACTTGCAAGTATTAGCAGCCTCCACTCTCCCAAAATCTCCCGTTCCCTTCACCGGCGCAAGCATTGCCTCAAGCAGGTGGCTTGGCCGCACCGGCTCGATCAAATATCTGTTAAAACCCTGACGGCAAAGCGATTCAGCCTGCGGCTGTTCTCGCAAAGCAGTCATGGCGATTAACGAGCCAACTATAGAGGTCGATCGCACTTTCCTAGCAAATTCCTCCGCATCCAACTCCGGCATTTGCAAGTCCACAAGCACCACATCCCAGCTTTTTTCCCCCTCCCCTGAATGCTGAGAAATCCGGCCCTGGGCATTTTTCAACCAACTCAAAGCCTCAGCAGCAGTTTCTGCCTCATCGCAGCGGGCCCCCCAACTTTGAGCGAGCGATCGCACCGCTGCCCTCCTCAAAGCGCTTCCAGAGACTACTAATAGCTTCTTGCCCGCAAGTTCGGGATCATGAGGCTCAACTGGCAACTGTTTTTCCAAAGGTACAGTAAACCAAAAAGTAGCACCGCTGCCTAGCAAACTGCGAACTCCAATGTCCCCTCCCATCATCTCCACTAACTGCTTACAAATAGCCAAACCCAAACCCGTCCCGCCGTAAGGTCTAGTAGGAGAATCGTCTACCTGAGAAAAAGATTGGAACAGCTTTGTTTGCCCTTCTGCCGAAATCCCAATGCCAGTATCCCGCACCGAAAATAGCAATCTTGCTTCTTGTCTACCGTCTGCCAGTCGGTTGCCCTGTTTCACAGTTACGTGAACGAGAACTTGACCCTGATCGGTAAATTTTATGGCATTCCCTGTCAAATTCAGCAAAACTTGCTTCAATCTGCCCGAGTCGCCCACCAACTTCCTCGGCACCGAGCTGTCAACTAAAATATTCAATTCAATACCTTTTTCTTCGGCCAAATGCGCTACGATTTCTATCACCGACTCAACGCAGCTATCCAAATCAAAATTACTCTTTTCCAGCCGCATTTCTCCAGCTTCAATCTTAGAGAAATCGAGGATATCATTAATAACATTCAGCAAATGTTCAGCACTGCGGTAAATAGTCTGAGCGCAATCCCGCTGTTTCGGTTCCAGTGGAGCGCGCAGCAGCAATTGAGCCATTGCCAAAACCCCATTCATCGGAGTACGAATTTCGTGACTCATGTTCGCCAAGAATTGCGACTTCACCCGGCTAGCTTCTAAGGCAGTTTCCCGCCCTTCCACCAACTCATTAATCTTGTCGGCAACCATCACAATTCCCCCGACTTTCTCGTCTGGATCGTACCAAGGGTGAGCAGCCCACCGCAGGTACAGAACAGATCCGTCTGCTCGTTCCCAGGCCTCTTCGCTCACAGAAACTACGTTGCCTTGGAGCGCTTCTTGGTACATTACTTTCCAGCGATTCGGCGTATCTGGAAACAATTCGTAATGGCTGAGATTATTCAGGGACGGCAAGTCCAAATTAAATTGACTAACCCATTTTTTAGAGTTAGCCATATAGCGCATTTGTGTATCGAACATCGCCATTGCTACAGGCACGCAAGTAATAATTTGTCTCAGTTGCTGCCGTTCCCTTTCCAGAGCATCTTCCGCCTGTTTGCGCTCAGTAATGTCGCTAATCATACCGGCCATCCGCAGCGCTTTTCCTTGGGAATTGCGTTGAGCTTTTCCCTGAGAAGTGCAGTAGCGGTAAACACCGTTCGAGTGCAGCAGCCGAAATTCTACATTGTAGTCTATTTCTTGTTCCAAGTGAGCGGCGATCGCCCCGACGATTCCCTCCTTGTCATCGGGGTGTAGGCGGT includes:
- a CDS encoding arsenic-transporting ATPase; translated protein: MRLILMTGKGGVGKTSVAAATGLRCAELGYKTLVLSTDPAHSLADSFDMELGHDSRLVKPNLWGAELDALRELEGNWGAVKRYITQVLRAQGLEGVQAEELAILPGMDEIFGLVRMKRHYDEGEFDVLIIDSAPTGTALRLLSLPEVGGWYMRKFYKPLQGISAALRPLVEPIFRPLAGFSLPDKEVMDAPYEFYEQIEALEKVLTDNTVTSVRLVTNPEKMVIKESLRAHAYLSLYNVATDLVVANRIIPAEVTDPFFKRWKESQEQYRQEIHSDFMPLPVKEVPLYSEEMCGLAALERLKETLYKDEDPSQVYYKENTIKIVQENNQYSLELYLPGIAKDQIQLSKTGDELNVRIGNHRRNLVLPQALAALQPSGAKMEDDYLKIKFA
- a CDS encoding DNA phosphorothioation-associated putative methyltransferase, whose protein sequence is MNYDTSTNTILDSDSLENDEKRLTPLMIFAREILLYENKVISEQDSVNAVPSPLDEITNLCVDNLLAKVARCCRESKVGKKLPTAFYVHVSALQTLSPVLVIYENCARRTLENIDEATLVKVSLHQPKISYLFYPDFDTDAHPALQTSIQINLATGEVKYFDYSNSENPPVLHRKETFVAADYPNYEKFARLTRCEEKWGLLDNTSVIGTREGWLKYLGYCGVEIQDHTVVERLKQENSELSIPKIERHKAAMVRHSLSKPLRLVLEADLVRDGATFFDYGCGYGGDIKYIAQQGYAISGWDPYYQPDTPRVCADIVNIGYVINVIESLAERRDALLNAWDLTKNLLVVAAQVLIDDSDRGQIAYGDGVITSRNTFQKYYEQEELKVYIDQVLNVDAIPVALGIYFVFRDAAEGEGFRASRFRSHLSTPRVRSQVKRFEDYAEMLAPLMAFVSDRGRLPVKGELAEESAIKEEFHSFNRAWRVILQATDADDWERIADKRRQDLLVYLALNGLGDRPSMRRLPAQIRNDIKGLFDNYQKACTLADLMLYSLGKPDIVADCCEDSAIGYKQPGSLSVHVSVLEELDPLLRLYEGCANRTIGRLDGATIIKFYARKPQISYLFYPDFDTNPHPALHTAMHIHLRDLSVSYQDYSDVYNPPILVRKEAFVSPNYPHYEKFAKLTRQEEKLGILDSGAVKKHREWVKCLEENCVKIKDHKLFWRSNADSEKLKMLQKAASERQQKKIELNPGRSEQTAEDAEEGKEDGQKVQIEAVERG
- a CDS encoding hybrid sensor histidine kinase/response regulator, with the translated sequence MDKILTILIVDDDAVDRMAIKRSLKSAGVSAEVTEAEDCADALTQLSVSKNYTQATAKLSKHNKSQPLMEVEETEKGLLLNQIFECKFDCVLLDYGLPDGDGLSLVKNLREAGLKVPLIVLTGQGDEQIAVELMKAGASDYIAKNKLSPESLSRSLYNAMRVYRAESQAFHTSQKLKESEERYRLVLEGVNDGIWDWDLSKNEVYWNDRLLEIIGLSRKQFGKTMDALYNRLHPDDKEGIVGAIAAHLEQEIDYNVEFRLLHSNGVYRYCTSQGKAQRNSQGKALRMAGMISDITERKQAEDALERERQQLRQIITCVPVAMAMFDTQMRYMANSKKWVSQFNLDLPSLNNLSHYELFPDTPNRWKVMYQEALQGNVVSVSEEAWERADGSVLYLRWAAHPWYDPDEKVGGIVMVADKINELVEGRETALEASRVKSQFLANMSHEIRTPMNGVLAMAQLLLRAPLEPKQRDCAQTIYRSAEHLLNVINDILDFSKIEAGEMRLEKSNFDLDSCVESVIEIVAHLAEEKGIELNILVDSSVPRKLVGDSGRLKQVLLNLTGNAIKFTDQGQVLVHVTVKQGNRLADGRQEARLLFSVRDTGIGISAEGQTKLFQSFSQVDDSPTRPYGGTGLGLAICKQLVEMMGGDIGVRSLLGSGATFWFTVPLEKQLPVEPHDPELAGKKLLVVSGSALRRAAVRSLAQSWGARCDEAETAAEALSWLKNAQGRISQHSGEGEKSWDVVLVDLQMPELDAEEFARKVRSTSIVGSLIAMTALREQPQAESLCRQGFNRYLIEPVRPSHLLEAMLAPVKGTGDFGRVEAANTCKLPPVNSQYVTSDSPSSLRILVAEDHPINQQVLVEQLAVLGYQADCVVNGQEALDLLAKKSYDLVLMDCQMPVLDGYKTAQKLRQIEGSDRHTIVMALTAHAMPGEREKCLAAGMDDYLSKPVDLDALAAALKKYEALNVQGENKYGVKSINSENKSQLATNYTEVVEKAQVVAEPVPRAIALQAWEHRDYDGLFDKSRLEQLGRVNIKLPERLLQAFVADAQADMAAAKIAVKAKDWQAVEYQAHRLKGTSANVGVVLMSDLAAQLEHQARGFQAEPPEGELLNIERVENILVSLSTHLARVQEFVETRMFG